Proteins encoded by one window of Camelus bactrianus isolate YW-2024 breed Bactrian camel chromosome 9, ASM4877302v1, whole genome shotgun sequence:
- the NPHS1 gene encoding nephrin isoform X1, with protein sequence MRPRERDPERGRGRNRRQEVGPEGATGRGPGMAPRIPIMAPLLLMELLMTGLAQVPIPASAPRGFWALPENLTVVEGAAAELRCGVSSPGSAVQWAKDGLLLGPDPRIPGFPRYHLEGDPTRGEFHLRIEECDLSDDAEYECQVGRSETGPELVSPRVILSVLVPPKVLQLTPEAGSTVTWVAGQEYTVSCVSGDAKPAPDIAFLQSGKTISDISANVNEGSREKLFTTEATARVTPQSSDNGQLLVCEASSPALETPIKVSVTMNILFPPGPPVIEWPGLDEGHVRAGQSLELLCTARGGNPPATLQWLKNGQPVSTAWGTEHAQAVARSLLVMIVRPEDHGARLSCEAHNSVSTGIQERGVTLQVTFPPSAVTILGSASQSENKNVTLSCITKSSRPRVLLRWWLGWRQLLPTEETVMDGLYGGHISMSNLTFLARREDNGLTLTCEAFSEAFTKETFKKSLTLNVKYPAQKLWIEGPPEGQHLRAGTRVRLVCLAIGGNPDPSLIWYKDSRTVTEPRSPQEPRRVQLGSLEKSGSTFSRELVLVTGPSDNRAKFTCKAGQLSASTQLVVQFPPTNVTILANASALRPGDALNLTCVSVSSNPPVSLSWDKEGERLESVAARPQSAPFKGSAAARTVLLRMSPRDHGHRVTCRAHSTKLQETVSAFYRLNVLYPPEFLGEQVLVVTAVEKGEALLPVSVSANPAPEAFNWTFRGYRLSPAGGPRHRILSGGALQLWNVTRADDGLYQLHCQNSEGTAEALVRLDVHYAPTIRALQDPTEVNIGGSVDIVCTVDANPILPEMFNWERLGEEVEDQSLDDMEKMSKGSTGRLRIHHAKLTQAGAYQCIVDNGVAPPARGLVRLVVRFAPHVEHPAPLTKVAAAGDSTSSATLHCRARGVPNIVFTWSKNGVPLDLQDPRYTEHTYHQGGIHSSLLTIANVSAAQDYALFTCTATNPLGSDHTNIQLVSISRPDPPSGLKVMSMTPNSVGLEWKPGFDGGLPQSFRIRYEALGTPGFLYMDVLPPQATTFTLTGLQPSTRYRVWLLASNALGDSGLADKGSQISITTPGLDQPSGEPNYQLPTEQPAGPSELPLLPVLFAVGGLLLLSNASCVGGFLWHRRLKRPAEGISEKTEAGSEEDRVRNEYEESQWTGDRNTRSSTVSTTDVEPYYHSMKDFRPQLPPMLEEVSYPRGLTGLEWEDMAFPGHLYDEVERRYAPSEAWGPLYNEVQMGSCDVRWPEDKYEDPRGIYDQVAGDLDPMEPDALPFELRGHLV encoded by the exons atgaGACCTAGAGAGAGGGacccagagagaggcagaggcagaaacaggaggcaggaggtgggccctgagggagCCACAGGCAGAGGACCTGGGATGGCCCCGAGGATCCCCATAATGGCTCCCCTTCTCCTCATGGAGCTGCTGATGACAG gcctggcccaggtgccGATCCCAGCCTCGGCCCCCCGAGGCTTCTGGGCTCTGCCTGAAAACTTGACAGTGGTGGAGGGGGCTGCGGCTGAGCTGCGGTGTGGGGTCAGCTCCCCTGGCAGCGCGGTGCAATGGGCCAAAGATGGGCTGCTGCTCGGCCCTGATCCTAGGATCCCTGGCTTCCCTCGGTACCACCTGGAAGGGGACCCCACTAGAG GTGAATTCCACCTGCGTATTGAAGAGTGTGACCTCAGCGACGACGCAGAGTACGAGTGCCAGGTCGGCCGCTCAGAGACAGGCCCTGAGCTTGTGTCGCCCAGAGTGATCCTCTCCGTCCTGG TGCCCCCCAAGGTGCTTCAGCTGACCCCTGAGGCAGGGAGCACGGTCACGTGGGTAGCTGGGCAGGAGTACACTGTCAGCTGTGTGTCTGGGGATGCAAAGCCAGCACCTGACATCGCCTTCCTCCAGA GTGGAAAAACCATTTCTGACATCTCTGCTAATGTGAATGAGGGGTCCCGGGAGAAACTCTTCACCACAGAGGCTACAGCCAG GGTTACACCTCAGAGCTCAGATAATGGGCAGTTACTGGTCTGTGAGGCGTCCAGCCCAGCTTTGGAAACCCCTATCAAGGTTTCAGTCACCATGAATATTCTGT TTCCCCCAGGACCCCCCGTGATTGAGTGGCCAGGCCTGGATGAGGGGCACGTGCGGGCAGGGCAGAGCTTGGAGCTGCTGTGCACAGCCCGAGGGGGGAATCCACCAGCCACACTGCAGTGGCTGAAG AATGGCCAGCCCGTGTCCACAGCATGGGGCACAGAGCATGCTCAGGCGGTGGCCCGCAGCTTGTTAGTCATGATCGTGCGGCCGGAAGACCATGGGGCGAGGCTCAGCTGTGAGGCCCACAACAGCGTATCTACAGGGATCCAGGAACGCGGGGTCACGCTGCAGGTCACCT tccctcccagtgccgtTACAATCCTGGGATCTGCATCCCAGTCTGAGAACAAGAATGTGACCCTCTCTTGCATCACCAAGTCCAGCCGCCCACGGGTCCTGCTGCGATGGTGGCTAGGCTGGCGGCAGCTGCTCCCCACAGAGGAGACAGTCATGGAT GGCCTGTATGGCGGCCACATCTCCATGTCAAACCTGACGTTTCTGGCGCGACGGGAGGACAATGGTCTGACTCTCACGTGTGAGGCCTTTAGTGAGGCCTTTACCAAGGAGACCTTCAAGAAGTCTCTCACCCTGAATGTGAAAT ATCCCGCCCAGAAGCTGTGGATCGAGGGCCCGCCAGAGGGGCAGCATCTCCGGGCTGGGACCCGGGTGAGGCTAGTGTGTTTGGCCATTGGAGGGAACCCAGACCCTTCCCTCATCTGGTACAAG GACTCGCGCACCGTGACCGAACCTCGGTCGCCTCAGGAGCCACGGCGGGTGCAGCTGGGAAGCCTGGAGAAGTCCGGGAGCACCTTCTCCCGAGAGCTGGTGCTGGTCACGGGTCCATCGGACAACCGGGCCAAGTTCACGTGCAAAGCCGGCCAGCTCAGCGCATCCACGCAGCTTGTGGTGCAGT TCCCCCCAACTAATGTGACGATCCTGGCCAACGCGTCCGCTCTGCGCCCCGGAGATGCCTTAAACTTGACGTGCGTCAGCGTTAGCAGCAACCCTCCAGTCAGTTTGTCGTGGGACAAAGAGGGGGAGAG GCTGGAAAGCGTGGCTGCCCGGCCCCAGAGTGCTCCATTCAAAGGCTCTGCCGCCGCCAGGACCGTCCTTCTGAGAATGTCACCCCGCGACCACGGCCACCGTGTCACCTGTCGCGCTCACAGTACCAAGCTACAGGAAACCGTGAGCGCCTTCTACCGCCTCAACGTGCTGT ACCCTCCAGAGTTCCTGGGGGAGCAGGTGCTTGTGGTGACAGCGGTGGAGAAGGGGGAGGCACTGCTGCCTGTGTCCGTGTCTGCCAACCCTGCCCCAGAAGCCTTCAACTGGACCTTTCGCGGCTACCGCCTCAGCCCAG CTGGTGGCCCCCGGCATCGGATCCTATCTGGTGGAGCTCTGCAGCTATGGAACGTGACCCGCGCTGACGATGGCCTCTATCAGCTGCATTGCCAGAACTCGGAGGGCACCGCTGAAGCTCTCGTGAGGCTGGATGTACACT ATGCTCCCACTATTCGAGCTCTCCAAGACCCCACTGAGGTGAATATTGGGGGTTCTGTGGACATAGTCTGCACGGTTGATGCCAATCCCATCCTTCCGGAGATGTTCAACTGGGAGAGGCTG GGAGAAGAGGTGGAGGATCAGAGCCTGGATGACATGGAAAAGATGTCAAAGGGATCCACTGGGCGTCTTCGAATTCACCATGCCAAGCTGACCCAGGCTGGTGCTTACCAGTGCATCGTGGACAATGGGGTGGCACCTCCAGCTCGAGGGCTGGTCCGTCTTGTGGTCAGAT TTGCCCCCCACGTGGAGCATCCAGCTCCCCTAACAAAGGTGGCTGCAGCTGGAGACAGCACTAGTTCTGCCACCCTCCACTGTCGAGCCCGAGGTGTCCCCAATATCGTCTTCACTTGGAGCAAAAACGGGGTCCCTCTGGATCTCCAAGATCCAAG GTACACGGAGCACACATACCACCAGGGTGGTATCCACAGCAGCCTTCTGACCATTGCCAATGTGTCTGCAGCCCAGGATTATGCCCTCTTCACGTGCACAGCCACCAACCCCCTCGGCTCAGACCATACCAACATTCAACTCGTCAGCATCA GCCGCCCTGATCCACCATCAGGATTGAAGGTCATGAGCATGACCCCAAACTCAGTGGGGCTGGAGTGGAAGCCTGGCTTTGATGGGGGCTTGCCACAGAGTTTCCGAATCAG GTATGAGGCCCTGGGGACTCCAGGGTTCCTCTACATGGACGTCCTGCCACCCCAGGCCACCACCTTCACATTGACTGGGCTGCAGCCTTCTACACGATACAGGGTCTGGCTGCTGGCCAGCAATGCCCTGGGGGACAGTGGACTAGCTGACAAGGGTTCCCAGATCTCTATCACCACCCCAG GTCTAGATCAACCTTCTGGAGAACCCAACTACCAGCTGCCCACAGAGCAGCCTGCAG GACCCTCAGAGCTGCCCCTGCTGCCTGTGCTGTTTGCTGTTGGGGGTCTTCTGCTGCTTTCTAATGCCTCCTGTGTTGGGGGATTCCTATGGCACCGGAGACTGAAGCGTCCTGCTGAGG GCATCTCAGAGAAGACAGAAGCAGG GTCAGAGGAAGACCGAGTTAGGAATGAATATGAGGAGAGCCAGTGGACTGGAGACCGGAACACTCGAAGCTCCACA GTTAGCACAACAGATGTAGAGCCATATTACCACTCCATGAAGGACTTCAGACCCCAGCTGCCCCCCATGCTGGAGGAGGTGTCTTATCCTCGAG GTCTCACAGGTCTTGAATGGGAGGATATGGCCTTTCCTGGGCATTTGTATGATGAGGTGGAAAGACGGTATGCCCCATCTGAGGCCTGGGGACCCCTCTACAATGAAGTACAGATG GGCTCCTGCGACGTCCGCTGGCCTGAAGACAAGTATGAGGATCCAAGAGGAATCTACGATCAGGTGGCAGGAGACTTGGACCCTATGGAACCAGATGCTCTACCCTTTGAGCTAAGGGGACACCTGGTTTGA
- the NPHS1 gene encoding nephrin isoform X2 gives MRPRERDPERGRGRNRRQEVGPEGATGRGPGMAPRIPIMAPLLLMELLMTGEFHLRIEECDLSDDAEYECQVGRSETGPELVSPRVILSVLVPPKVLQLTPEAGSTVTWVAGQEYTVSCVSGDAKPAPDIAFLQSGKTISDISANVNEGSREKLFTTEATARVTPQSSDNGQLLVCEASSPALETPIKVSVTMNILFPPGPPVIEWPGLDEGHVRAGQSLELLCTARGGNPPATLQWLKNGQPVSTAWGTEHAQAVARSLLVMIVRPEDHGARLSCEAHNSVSTGIQERGVTLQVTFPPSAVTILGSASQSENKNVTLSCITKSSRPRVLLRWWLGWRQLLPTEETVMDGLYGGHISMSNLTFLARREDNGLTLTCEAFSEAFTKETFKKSLTLNVKYPAQKLWIEGPPEGQHLRAGTRVRLVCLAIGGNPDPSLIWYKDSRTVTEPRSPQEPRRVQLGSLEKSGSTFSRELVLVTGPSDNRAKFTCKAGQLSASTQLVVQFPPTNVTILANASALRPGDALNLTCVSVSSNPPVSLSWDKEGERLESVAARPQSAPFKGSAAARTVLLRMSPRDHGHRVTCRAHSTKLQETVSAFYRLNVLYPPEFLGEQVLVVTAVEKGEALLPVSVSANPAPEAFNWTFRGYRLSPAGGPRHRILSGGALQLWNVTRADDGLYQLHCQNSEGTAEALVRLDVHYAPTIRALQDPTEVNIGGSVDIVCTVDANPILPEMFNWERLGEEVEDQSLDDMEKMSKGSTGRLRIHHAKLTQAGAYQCIVDNGVAPPARGLVRLVVRFAPHVEHPAPLTKVAAAGDSTSSATLHCRARGVPNIVFTWSKNGVPLDLQDPRYTEHTYHQGGIHSSLLTIANVSAAQDYALFTCTATNPLGSDHTNIQLVSISRPDPPSGLKVMSMTPNSVGLEWKPGFDGGLPQSFRIRYEALGTPGFLYMDVLPPQATTFTLTGLQPSTRYRVWLLASNALGDSGLADKGSQISITTPGLDQPSGEPNYQLPTEQPAGPSELPLLPVLFAVGGLLLLSNASCVGGFLWHRRLKRPAEGISEKTEAGSEEDRVRNEYEESQWTGDRNTRSSTVSTTDVEPYYHSMKDFRPQLPPMLEEVSYPRGLTGLEWEDMAFPGHLYDEVERRYAPSEAWGPLYNEVQMGSCDVRWPEDKYEDPRGIYDQVAGDLDPMEPDALPFELRGHLV, from the exons atgaGACCTAGAGAGAGGGacccagagagaggcagaggcagaaacaggaggcaggaggtgggccctgagggagCCACAGGCAGAGGACCTGGGATGGCCCCGAGGATCCCCATAATGGCTCCCCTTCTCCTCATGGAGCTGCTGATGACAG GTGAATTCCACCTGCGTATTGAAGAGTGTGACCTCAGCGACGACGCAGAGTACGAGTGCCAGGTCGGCCGCTCAGAGACAGGCCCTGAGCTTGTGTCGCCCAGAGTGATCCTCTCCGTCCTGG TGCCCCCCAAGGTGCTTCAGCTGACCCCTGAGGCAGGGAGCACGGTCACGTGGGTAGCTGGGCAGGAGTACACTGTCAGCTGTGTGTCTGGGGATGCAAAGCCAGCACCTGACATCGCCTTCCTCCAGA GTGGAAAAACCATTTCTGACATCTCTGCTAATGTGAATGAGGGGTCCCGGGAGAAACTCTTCACCACAGAGGCTACAGCCAG GGTTACACCTCAGAGCTCAGATAATGGGCAGTTACTGGTCTGTGAGGCGTCCAGCCCAGCTTTGGAAACCCCTATCAAGGTTTCAGTCACCATGAATATTCTGT TTCCCCCAGGACCCCCCGTGATTGAGTGGCCAGGCCTGGATGAGGGGCACGTGCGGGCAGGGCAGAGCTTGGAGCTGCTGTGCACAGCCCGAGGGGGGAATCCACCAGCCACACTGCAGTGGCTGAAG AATGGCCAGCCCGTGTCCACAGCATGGGGCACAGAGCATGCTCAGGCGGTGGCCCGCAGCTTGTTAGTCATGATCGTGCGGCCGGAAGACCATGGGGCGAGGCTCAGCTGTGAGGCCCACAACAGCGTATCTACAGGGATCCAGGAACGCGGGGTCACGCTGCAGGTCACCT tccctcccagtgccgtTACAATCCTGGGATCTGCATCCCAGTCTGAGAACAAGAATGTGACCCTCTCTTGCATCACCAAGTCCAGCCGCCCACGGGTCCTGCTGCGATGGTGGCTAGGCTGGCGGCAGCTGCTCCCCACAGAGGAGACAGTCATGGAT GGCCTGTATGGCGGCCACATCTCCATGTCAAACCTGACGTTTCTGGCGCGACGGGAGGACAATGGTCTGACTCTCACGTGTGAGGCCTTTAGTGAGGCCTTTACCAAGGAGACCTTCAAGAAGTCTCTCACCCTGAATGTGAAAT ATCCCGCCCAGAAGCTGTGGATCGAGGGCCCGCCAGAGGGGCAGCATCTCCGGGCTGGGACCCGGGTGAGGCTAGTGTGTTTGGCCATTGGAGGGAACCCAGACCCTTCCCTCATCTGGTACAAG GACTCGCGCACCGTGACCGAACCTCGGTCGCCTCAGGAGCCACGGCGGGTGCAGCTGGGAAGCCTGGAGAAGTCCGGGAGCACCTTCTCCCGAGAGCTGGTGCTGGTCACGGGTCCATCGGACAACCGGGCCAAGTTCACGTGCAAAGCCGGCCAGCTCAGCGCATCCACGCAGCTTGTGGTGCAGT TCCCCCCAACTAATGTGACGATCCTGGCCAACGCGTCCGCTCTGCGCCCCGGAGATGCCTTAAACTTGACGTGCGTCAGCGTTAGCAGCAACCCTCCAGTCAGTTTGTCGTGGGACAAAGAGGGGGAGAG GCTGGAAAGCGTGGCTGCCCGGCCCCAGAGTGCTCCATTCAAAGGCTCTGCCGCCGCCAGGACCGTCCTTCTGAGAATGTCACCCCGCGACCACGGCCACCGTGTCACCTGTCGCGCTCACAGTACCAAGCTACAGGAAACCGTGAGCGCCTTCTACCGCCTCAACGTGCTGT ACCCTCCAGAGTTCCTGGGGGAGCAGGTGCTTGTGGTGACAGCGGTGGAGAAGGGGGAGGCACTGCTGCCTGTGTCCGTGTCTGCCAACCCTGCCCCAGAAGCCTTCAACTGGACCTTTCGCGGCTACCGCCTCAGCCCAG CTGGTGGCCCCCGGCATCGGATCCTATCTGGTGGAGCTCTGCAGCTATGGAACGTGACCCGCGCTGACGATGGCCTCTATCAGCTGCATTGCCAGAACTCGGAGGGCACCGCTGAAGCTCTCGTGAGGCTGGATGTACACT ATGCTCCCACTATTCGAGCTCTCCAAGACCCCACTGAGGTGAATATTGGGGGTTCTGTGGACATAGTCTGCACGGTTGATGCCAATCCCATCCTTCCGGAGATGTTCAACTGGGAGAGGCTG GGAGAAGAGGTGGAGGATCAGAGCCTGGATGACATGGAAAAGATGTCAAAGGGATCCACTGGGCGTCTTCGAATTCACCATGCCAAGCTGACCCAGGCTGGTGCTTACCAGTGCATCGTGGACAATGGGGTGGCACCTCCAGCTCGAGGGCTGGTCCGTCTTGTGGTCAGAT TTGCCCCCCACGTGGAGCATCCAGCTCCCCTAACAAAGGTGGCTGCAGCTGGAGACAGCACTAGTTCTGCCACCCTCCACTGTCGAGCCCGAGGTGTCCCCAATATCGTCTTCACTTGGAGCAAAAACGGGGTCCCTCTGGATCTCCAAGATCCAAG GTACACGGAGCACACATACCACCAGGGTGGTATCCACAGCAGCCTTCTGACCATTGCCAATGTGTCTGCAGCCCAGGATTATGCCCTCTTCACGTGCACAGCCACCAACCCCCTCGGCTCAGACCATACCAACATTCAACTCGTCAGCATCA GCCGCCCTGATCCACCATCAGGATTGAAGGTCATGAGCATGACCCCAAACTCAGTGGGGCTGGAGTGGAAGCCTGGCTTTGATGGGGGCTTGCCACAGAGTTTCCGAATCAG GTATGAGGCCCTGGGGACTCCAGGGTTCCTCTACATGGACGTCCTGCCACCCCAGGCCACCACCTTCACATTGACTGGGCTGCAGCCTTCTACACGATACAGGGTCTGGCTGCTGGCCAGCAATGCCCTGGGGGACAGTGGACTAGCTGACAAGGGTTCCCAGATCTCTATCACCACCCCAG GTCTAGATCAACCTTCTGGAGAACCCAACTACCAGCTGCCCACAGAGCAGCCTGCAG GACCCTCAGAGCTGCCCCTGCTGCCTGTGCTGTTTGCTGTTGGGGGTCTTCTGCTGCTTTCTAATGCCTCCTGTGTTGGGGGATTCCTATGGCACCGGAGACTGAAGCGTCCTGCTGAGG GCATCTCAGAGAAGACAGAAGCAGG GTCAGAGGAAGACCGAGTTAGGAATGAATATGAGGAGAGCCAGTGGACTGGAGACCGGAACACTCGAAGCTCCACA GTTAGCACAACAGATGTAGAGCCATATTACCACTCCATGAAGGACTTCAGACCCCAGCTGCCCCCCATGCTGGAGGAGGTGTCTTATCCTCGAG GTCTCACAGGTCTTGAATGGGAGGATATGGCCTTTCCTGGGCATTTGTATGATGAGGTGGAAAGACGGTATGCCCCATCTGAGGCCTGGGGACCCCTCTACAATGAAGTACAGATG GGCTCCTGCGACGTCCGCTGGCCTGAAGACAAGTATGAGGATCCAAGAGGAATCTACGATCAGGTGGCAGGAGACTTGGACCCTATGGAACCAGATGCTCTACCCTTTGAGCTAAGGGGACACCTGGTTTGA